AAAGGAATGCGAGCTTCCGCCCCGCAAAATTACCCCAACCGGCGCGGCGGCTATGTTACGTTTATGTGACGTGAATTAGCGCGCCACGTTCAGCCGGCTTTTTAGTCCATCGTATTTGTACATATCTATTTTGATGGCACCCACGAACAACTCGGCCTGAAACAAAACCGGAATCTTATTGCGGTCGTCCGATAAATACACCTTAATGGCTTCCTCGCCGCGAAAAATGCGATTATTCGGCAGTTTGGGCACCAGCTTGAGCACGTGAATGGAGCCGGCTTTGGTGCTCACTATCTCGCGGCCTTTGAAGATAATTTCCAGGGTAGAAGCTGATTCGTCGAAAAAGCTACCCACCCGGATGACCTCGCCCGGCTTCATGTGGTCGTAGTTGAGCGTGCGCAGGTAGTAGAAGCCGCTCACCAGCTCCTGCACGTTGGTGGGCACCTTGAACGTGTAGCGAATGGGCTCTTTGGTGTGGGTTTGCAGCACGTTCACCACATTGTGGGTTTGGTCGAAGTCCACCACTTCCTTCTTGCGGTAGCTGCTTTCCTCGATGTCGCGGGTAGAGCGCAGGGGTAGAATGCTGGCCGTGTCGATGTAGGCGCGCCACTGGTCGCGCACGTGCAGGAAAAAGTCGAACGAACCGATGGTGCGGCCGCTCACGGTGGCTTTGTAGCAGGGGCGGTCGGCCACGCGCTCCAGGCTGCCGGCAGTTTCCACCGTGGCCTCGCCCGCATTGATAACGCCATAGTGCACCTTGTAGCGGATGGTTTCGCCGGCCTGGAAGCTCGCGTTGGGCCACATCCGTACCGGCTCGGCCGTGGTGGCCTGTTGCGTCCAGGCGGCGCACAGCAGCAGCAACGGAACCAGAAGCCAGCAACGAAACATAGGGGTAGGAAACACGAAAAGCTAATCGCCGCGGTACAAACGCAGTGCCAGCGCGCAAAAGTACGGAGCCGCCTACCCCCTCGGCACTAACTGAAGCCTACAAAAAAAGTCCCGCTGCCAAGTAGCAGCGGGACTTTTGGCGGGGGTAGGGACCACCCACCCAATTGCTATAGCGTGTCGTCGCCGTCTTCGGGGCCGCTCATATCCACGGGAATAATGTCGGTATCACCCTTGGCCATCGCGCGGATTTTAGCCTCGATGGTATCCGCCAGCTCGGGGTTATCGAGTAGCAGGGTTTTCACGGCCTCACGGCCCTGACCGATTTTATTGCCATCGTAGCTGAACCACGAGCCCGACTTGCCAATGATGCCCATGTCCACGCCCAGGTCCACGATTTCGCCGACTTTGGAAATTCCCTGGCCATAAATGATGTCAAACTCGACCACTTTAAAAGGCGGCGCAACTTTATTTTTCACCACTTTCACCTTGGTGCGGTTACCAGTCACGTTATCCTTATCCTCCTTAATCTGCCCGATGCGGCGGATATCCAGGCGCACCGAGGCGTAGAATTTCAGGGCGTTACCGCCGGTCGTGGTTTCGGGCGAGCCGAACATCACACCGATTTTCTCGCGCAGCTGGTTGATGAAGATGCACAGGCAGTTGGTCTTATTAATGGTGCCGGTAAGCTTGCGCAGGGCCTGGCTCATCAGGCGGGCGTGCAGGCCCACTTTCGAGTCGCCCATGTCGCCTTCCAGCTCGCCTTTCGGCACCAGGGCCGCCACCGAGTCGATGACGATAATATCAATCGCGCCGGAGGAAATGAGCTGGTCGGCGATTTCGAGGGCCTGCTCGCCGTTGTCGGGTTGCGCGATGAGCAGGTTGTCCACGTCAATGCCCAGCTTCTTGGCGTAGGTGGGGTCGAAGGCGTGCTCGGCATCAATGAAAGCGGCGGTGCCGCCGGCTTTCTGCGCCTCCGCGATGGCGTGCATCGTCAGGGTCGTCTTACCGCTTGACTCGGGGCCGTAAATCTCGACCACGCGGCCGCGGGGCAGGCCGCCAATGCCCAGGGCAATATCGAGCGAGAGCGAGCCCGTGCTGATGGATGGCACGTCGTTCACCTTCTGGTCCGAGAGCTTCATCACGGTACCTTTGCCGAAGGCTTTATCCAGCTTCTCCATCGTCAATGCGAGGGCCTTGGCCTTCTCGGTGGCGGTGCTGGAGGGACCAGTTTTGTCAGCTTTCTCGACCGTTTCTGTTTTTTCGGCTTTTTTGGTTGCTAAGGCCATGAAGGAGGGGGGAGGAAAAGAAACTTAAAGTTCGTAAAACTACGGTATTTTGGTTTGCTACCGATTAGCAGCGTAGCAGGGGGGTAGGGCCCGCTACCGTTCTGTTTTAGGTGGCCATTTCTAACGCAGCAGCCTTCGGTTTTGTGCCGGACAAGGCGCAAATTTATGAGGAAATTTCTAAAATTTTTAGTTAGCGTTGGTGCTGTGTTATTTATGGCTCTGCCAGGCTGGGCACAGTTAAACAATTCAGCCTTTACATCTTCACAGCCCGGATATCAAAGGGTATTTTATTATCCAATTGATGGTTCGGAAGAAGTATTTAAACGAAATCAAGCCCGAACAGATTCTATTCATTCAACGGATAGTGTTCAGACAAGCCGTCAAGCTGGCGACTTGCGCATTTCCCTCAACGCCTTCACATTCTTCAAGGACAACGAGTATTTCAACGATATTGTCGAAGGCTACACGCTGTTTGGTACGCAGCTGAATCCGCAGCTCGTGTACTACCCCACTAAAGACCTGCGGCTCGAAGCCGGCGTTTTCCTCTGGAAAGACTTCGGCAACCCGCAGCTGCGGCAGGTGCGGCCCACCTTCCGCGCCACCTGGACGCAGGGCAGCAGCCAGTTTATTTTCGGCAACATCAAAGCCAATCTAAACCACGGCTACATCGAGCCGCTCTTTGATTTTGAAAGCGTGATGCTAAAGCCGTTGGAGGAAGGCTTGCAGTACCGGCTCAACACCAGGCGCGTGTTTCTGGATGCGTGGGTAGACTGGCTGAAACAGGAATACCCAGGCGTAAATTACCAGGAACAGATTGCCGGCGGCCTCAGCAGCAGCTTCCGCGTGAGCGGCGACAACAGCCCGGTGGATATCTCGATTCCCTTTCAGTTTACGGCCCGGCACCACGGCGGGCAGATTGATACCCTGCACCTGCCGGTGCAAACGCTCTTCAACTACGCCAGTGGGGTAGTGGCCCGGCTGCCGTTGCACAGTTCGGTTTTTCAGGCCGTGCGGCTCAATGCCTACGGAGTTTCCTTCAGCGACCACTCGGGGCTGTTTCTGCTGCCTTTTAGCAGCGGCAATGCCCTGTATCTCAACGGCACCCTCGAAACCCGCTACGCCGACCTGATGCTCAGCTACTGGCGCGGGCACGACTTCTACGCGCCGTTTGGCGGGTCATACTACCAGTCGATAGCCTCGCGCTACGGCACGCCCGGCTTTACGGATGGCGAGCGCCGCCTGCTTTTCGTGCGCCTGCTGCGCGATTTTCGCATCTCCGATGCGGCGGCCGTAACGGTGCGCGTGGAGCCGGTTTATGACTTCAACAAGAAATTGCTTGACTACTCGTTCGGCGTCTACCTCAATTTCCGGCAGGACTGGCTGCTTGGCAACCTGGCCCGCCGGGTGAGGGTAGGGCAGTAGATTAATAAGTAGGGGGTAGTGAGTAGTATCGTTCTGATATCGAACGACACTACTCACTACCCCCTACTTATTAACTTACATGCTGCCCATCATCTTGCCTTTTTTGCCTTTCATTTTCAGGTCTTTCACCTGGCCGTCCATCATCACACACTGGCCATCGTGCAGCATCATAGTCTGGCCGTTGGCCATCGCAACGTTACCGTCGGCCATTACTTTGGTGCCATTATTCATGGTCATGGTCTCGGTCATAGCCATTTTCTTGCCGTCTTGCATGCGCATCATTTTGCCACCGGTCATCATGGCGCAATCTTCCATCCCTTTACTGAGCATACGCTTGTCTTTGGTGGGCATGTGGCCCTCTTCCTTGGCTACGGGCGTTTGGGCGTGGGCCAGCGTGAGGGTGCCGGCCAGGGCCAGGGCAGGGGCAATTTTCAAAAACGGGTTCATATAGAATGAGCTTAACGTGAAGAATAACAAGGCGTTATTCCATTCATTCTTAACGAATTCGCGGTGGTGGCGTTGTGCTAGCCGGCTCGGCATCGG
The genomic region above belongs to Hymenobacter psoromatis and contains:
- a CDS encoding DUF3108 domain-containing protein, yielding MFRCWLLVPLLLLCAAWTQQATTAEPVRMWPNASFQAGETIRYKVHYGVINAGEATVETAGSLERVADRPCYKATVSGRTIGSFDFFLHVRDQWRAYIDTASILPLRSTRDIEESSYRKKEVVDFDQTHNVVNVLQTHTKEPIRYTFKVPTNVQELVSGFYYLRTLNYDHMKPGEVIRVGSFFDESASTLEIIFKGREIVSTKAGSIHVLKLVPKLPNNRIFRGEEAIKVYLSDDRNKIPVLFQAELFVGAIKIDMYKYDGLKSRLNVAR
- the recA gene encoding recombinase RecA, which gives rise to MALATKKAEKTETVEKADKTGPSSTATEKAKALALTMEKLDKAFGKGTVMKLSDQKVNDVPSISTGSLSLDIALGIGGLPRGRVVEIYGPESSGKTTLTMHAIAEAQKAGGTAAFIDAEHAFDPTYAKKLGIDVDNLLIAQPDNGEQALEIADQLISSGAIDIIVIDSVAALVPKGELEGDMGDSKVGLHARLMSQALRKLTGTINKTNCLCIFINQLREKIGVMFGSPETTTGGNALKFYASVRLDIRRIGQIKEDKDNVTGNRTKVKVVKNKVAPPFKVVEFDIIYGQGISKVGEIVDLGVDMGIIGKSGSWFSYDGNKIGQGREAVKTLLLDNPELADTIEAKIRAMAKGDTDIIPVDMSGPEDGDDTL
- a CDS encoding DUF6799 domain-containing protein; its protein translation is MKIAPALALAGTLTLAHAQTPVAKEEGHMPTKDKRMLSKGMEDCAMMTGGKMMRMQDGKKMAMTETMTMNNGTKVMADGNVAMANGQTMMLHDGQCVMMDGQVKDLKMKGKKGKMMGSM